The bacterium genome contains the following window.
TCCCTGCCCGATCGTTGCTGTACTGTATCCTATAACCCAGGAATACCACCAAAGATTTCCTGACGATTTATCATCAATAAGAGAGTTATTAATATAATTCAGCCTTTCTCTGACTTCTGAATCAGATAAGCTGTTTTGTGCATCTGCCTTTGTAAATTGCGAGAAAAAAAGTATAGACACAAAAGATAAAACAGTTATTTTATTTATAAATTTATTATTCAAAGTATTCCCCAGTTTAATTTGTATTTTCCCGTATAAGCCTGGACTCTTTAAGTTGAATACATAAAATCAGGCTAAGTGTCATAAGGCCAATCAGTATTACTAACGGGAGGGTCATTGAACCGTTTAATTTTGATTTGAAAGAATCCATCCCGAAAATAAATATTATTCCGGAAATTTGCCCCATGAGAAAAACCATGCCATTTGACGTACCTTCAGGTGCAGGATATGCAATTTCTGCAGCATACTGAAATCCTACAGGCCCTGCGCTAAGCAGGAAAAAACCAAAAATAAAAGCAGATAAAAGAAGCAATGCATAGGTACCGGCGTAAGTTATGCCAATAAGGCCGATTGTTGCTCCTGCTATTGCAATAAAAATAAAAGGAGTCCTTTTTCTTAGCTTGTCAGAAAGCATCGGAATGATAAGAGCACCAATGATTCCGCCTCCTATCATGACTCCTCCTGCATTCCCTGCCTGAGTAATTGAAAAACCCCTTGGGCTTAAAATATTTTCTATCCACGTTGTTACACCGTTAAACACGCCTAATCCTACAAAGAAAATAAACATAAGCATAAGAAAATTTTTCTTACGCAGAATTTGTTTAAGGCCGTCAAAAACAAGTGAGCGCTCTTCGTGCTCAGCAGAACATGGCGGAGTCGGAGGTTTTTCTTTTATCAGAATGAAAAACAAAACAGTAATAATTAATGATGCAATTCCGTAAATCATCAGCATACTGTTAATACTTGAGTGCAGAGTCAGATATGGTGTAAGAGCCAGGCCAAGGATAATCCCGATATATAAAGAAAGTGTTCCAAGTCCTGAAGCAGTTGCCCTCTCTTTAAGAGGGAACCAGTTTGCTGCAACCTTTGTTACCGAATTAAGAATAAATGGCTGGCCCACTGCAATTCCCAACTGTGCAATAAGAACAATATTGTAATTTGTTCCTGCTGCACCTCTCATAATACTGAAAACTGCCATTAGTACTGCTCCGAATCCTACTGCAATGCGAATTCCATAAGTATCTATAACCCATGAAGCAGGAATTGAAACAACAACATAAACAATCATAAAACTCATTGATAAAAAGCCTATACTTAGGTCGGAAACTCCGTAGAATTTTGCCGCAAGGCTGGTTATCGGTGCAAAAGTAATCCATAAAAGCTGGTTAACTGCAGCTGTTAACATAAATATTGAAAGCACAACCCATCTGTAGCCATAGAGTTTATAATCAGCCTGTTCCATAAAGAGCCTCCAGTTGTAAACAGATATTAATTAAGAATAAATTATGGGATTATCCGGGTATGAATTATTTTAATATATTTTTTTGACAAATACCAGTAATAATTTCAGATTTTTTTTATTAAA
Protein-coding sequences here:
- a CDS encoding MFS transporter — translated: MEQADYKLYGYRWVVLSIFMLTAAVNQLLWITFAPITSLAAKFYGVSDLSIGFLSMSFMIVYVVVSIPASWVIDTYGIRIAVGFGAVLMAVFSIMRGAAGTNYNIVLIAQLGIAVGQPFILNSVTKVAANWFPLKERATASGLGTLSLYIGIILGLALTPYLTLHSSINSMLMIYGIASLIITVLFFILIKEKPPTPPCSAEHEERSLVFDGLKQILRKKNFLMLMFIFFVGLGVFNGVTTWIENILSPRGFSITQAGNAGGVMIGGGIIGALIIPMLSDKLRKRTPFIFIAIAGATIGLIGITYAGTYALLLLSAFIFGFFLLSAGPVGFQYAAEIAYPAPEGTSNGMVFLMGQISGIIFIFGMDSFKSKLNGSMTLPLVILIGLMTLSLILCIQLKESRLIRENTN